The genomic interval GCTTTTTTACCTCGGGAAAGGCAGTGGGCTCGGCGTTGAGGCAGGGGCTCAAGGAGCACCCCGGGATCGAGATAGTCGAGGACGTCATCATAACGGACATCTTAACCGGCAACGGAGGATGCGCCGGAGCAATAGGGATCGACGTCTATTCGGGGGAGGTGATCCTGTTTAAGGCAAAGACGGTGATCCTGGGGACGGGCGGATTTCAGCCCTTCTCCTTCAAGTGCACGGCCTCCGACATGACGGGGGACGGGATAGGAATCGCCCTGAGGGCCGGGCTTCCAGTCGCCGACATGGAGTTTCCCCTCTGCATCCCGGGCGTCTGCATCACCCCGGCGGCTATGCGCGGCTCGATTTTTACCGGGATCTACAGCATGGTCTCGGAAACCATCCCTGGGATGGTCCCTCCGGCGATAGTAAACGGAAGCGGGGAACCTTTCCTGGATAAAGCCCCCAGGGCGCTGGTCGAGATCGCCAAGACGACCGGGTGGATAAAACTGATATACGCCTACTACTGGGGGAGGGAGATCGCAGAAGGCAGGGGCGGCCCCGGGGGCGGGGTCTACTTCTCCTTCAAGGACGCTAATATCGATGACTTCAAGAAGGGTTTCGAGACGCTGTCCGGCATGCTCTCCCTTTGGTACAAAACACCCATGACCTATCAGGGGGAGGATATATCCATCTTCAAAGACGAGGTGGTCGGCGGAAGAGACTGGGAGGTTGGCCTCGGCCACGAATACAGCAACGGCGGTATCGTAGTCGATGAAAACGGGGCGACAGCTCTACCCGGCCTCTACGCGGCGGGGGAGGCGAGCTGCGGGTGCTTCGGGGCCTACAGGGGCAACCGGGCCCTGGTGGAGATGATCGTCCAGGGCCACGCCGCCGGGGAGCACGCGGCGGCGTACGTCAGGGGGGTCGGGGAAGCGAAGGTCGACGATAACGAGATAGAAAAACATGTCGGGAGGATAACAAAATACATAGACCGGAAGAGGGGCGTAAGCCCCTCATCGGCAAGGAAAGCCCTCGAATCGACGGCCGATGGAGGATTCGGCTTTATGAGGCACGGAGAGGGGATATCAAGGGCGATGGCCGAGGTGGAGGAAATCAAGGGTGAGATGCTCCCGGAGATGGCCACAAGGTCGAAATCGAGGGTCTACAACCTCGGGTGGATCGAGGCGATGGCGGTGGAGAATCTCGCCCTCTGCCTCGAGGCGGGACTTCGCGCCGCCGAGATGCGAAGGGAGAGCCGGGGGACCCACATCAGGAGAGACTTCCCGAAGGTCGATAACGACAACTTCCTCGTAAGGATTTTTCACCTCCTCAAGGACGGCAAGCTTATACAATCGTTTGAGAAGCCGACCACGACTAAGATCGAGCCGCTAAAGGGAAGCGTTGAAAACGTGATGGAGTATATCCTCTCGTGTCGGAAATAGGTCGCCGGCCTATTAGATCTCCCGATTTGATCTTAATATGTCGGTTTCAAATTATTTTTTAGGGGAAAATGCAACATGTCAAGAAAGGTCAAGATATTCAGATATGACAAGGATGCGGACAAGGAAGGAAGGCACGAGGAGTTCGAGATTGATGATGACTCAGACATGAGCGTCATTGACGCCTTGAATTACATATACTACAACATCGACCCGAGCCTCAGTTTCTACGGCCACAGCCGCTGCGGACACGGCCTCTGCGCCAGATGCGCGGTCTCGGTGAACGGAAAAAACTCCATCGCCTGCGTTACCCCCCTGCCCGAGGGGGAGGAGGTCATCATAGAGCCCGCGAGCAAGGAGAGGGTTCTTAAAGACCTCATCACCAAGAAGCGTTAGGCAAGACAGCGGCATTGAAGATTCAGGTGGCTTGTTTACCTATTCGGGTACGGCGGCCAAACCACTCCCAGACGTCACAGCTCTCACGTTTACGACTCGGAGTCATAAATCCACATCAAATGAAGTAATAATATCTCCACCTATTTCCAAGATTTATGGTATACTAAAACAGTAATAATATACGCTGTCGAAGGGAGGGAAACCAATGGCGAAAAACGGTAAAGGCGGGGATAAAAAGACGGGAGGAGGAGACAAGACCGGCTCCATCGATGACTACAATGAGGGAATGGAGCTTTTGGATAAAGCGCTGAATGAGTTGTCGGGAGGAGATAAGGGAGGCGCAAGGGAGGATTTTGTTAAGGCCTGTGAGAGCTTTAAGGCAGCCGTAGGCAAGAAGGTTTTTTTCCCGGAGGCCTACTACGGCTGGGGGGAGTCCCTGAAGCAGATTGCGAAGATCGATGACGATGAGACGCTGTCCGAGGAGGCGATCGAAAAATATATGGCCTCGGGGCTCCAATTCGTGGTCGACGGAAGGCTGATGGAAAGGCCCTTCATCGACGCCCACAACATCGGCCCGAAGGACAAGAGGCACAGGATGATCTTTGCGCTTTACATCCTCACCATGCAGGTCATAAAGGGAAAGGTCATGGACAACAACGAAACAGACCTCCTGCAGGATATCCGGGCCACCCTCACATCCCCCCCCGTCATTCTCACATTGGTGGACACGCTCATCTCAGAGAAAAAGGAGAGACAGTCGATCAAAGAGGACGACGACCTGATCGCCATCGCCACAAAGATATTGATAAACGTTCTGATCGATAACGATGTTACAAAACCTGAAGGCCCGGCGGACGATATGAGCGAAAACTCGGACAACAAAAAGCTGAACTGAGTATCTTTCATTCCCTCAATACCTCCCTCGATATAGATCCCTCAATATAGCGATACCAGACCTGTATCAATCAGCCTATCCCGAAAATTGGACCTTAAGGCCAGACAATTCCTAATATGATAGGATTCGTGTTGTCGATCCATTCTTTGAAAATATTACTATCGCAATTGGATATTGCAGTTTCAACATAAAGAGCGCTTTCAAATATAATTTATTCATTTCAAATTCTATACTATTAAACCTTTCAATTAAGAATAAAATTTATATTTTTCACCACAATATATGCTAATTTATTCTTGACATCTACAATATATTGTGTTAGAAATATATATAATTGTGCTGAATTGTACGACTCAGTTATAAAATACTAAATTATCTTGCTAAAGGAGGTGATAATAATGGCTAATAGGAAAACTAGAAAAATTGGTAGAGATGCTAAAACTGGAAAGTTTATCCCTACTAAAGAAGCAAAGATAAGACCTAATACTACTGTTGTTGAAACAATAAAAAATCCAACAAAAAAAAAGAAGTGAAATTAATTCAATATCACTTCTAAGTTGAGCCAAATTGTTTATCCAAGAACGCCGAATAAACAATCCTTTGCTCTTAAATGGGACTTTTCAATCGAAAACTGATTTTCACTGTAAAAACAAACAGCTTTGTGTGAAATAACAAAGCTGTTTTTGTATAATGACAAATTACTTACAAATCGTTTACGCCAAGAGCGTCAAGTTGACCGCCTCCTCCTTTTCTCAAAAATCTCCCCTTCCTTGTGCAGGCAGAGACGGATCAAGGCCTAATATCTTATATCAAGGGCTTATATAAAGGGATCCCCCTTGATGGAACGATCCGGCTTTATCCCTACAGCCTTCAGCACCGTGGGAGCCACGTCCATACCTCTCGGGGCCTTTCCCTTTGTCTTCGCGTTGGAAAAGAGTATCCCGGGGACGATCTCCGGGTCCACTATGTGGTCTCCGCTCCACTGCTTGTTGTTGGGGGCCAAAAGTCCTCTCGGGGTTCCCCCTATCGCCGTCTGCCAGCTCATCCTGTACCCGGCCTCGAAGCCGACTATCAGATCGGGTGAATCCTCGATATATTTTTCTGAGTATATGTCGTTCGCCTCGTAGACGTTTCTGAAGATCCGCCCGCCCGTCTCCGGATCGACCGCCTTGACAAGCTCCGCCCTGATCTTGTCCCTTAATTTTTTTGCCTCCCCCGCCTCGACGATACCCCCCGACTCCCTCCCCTTCAGGTTAAGGTAGATGCTCGAAAAGCCGAGGGAGTAGGCCTTCGTCTTCTTCCAGTCGACACCCCTGAAAAGCGCCCCCCCGTCACTGTCTTTCGGGTCCGGCTCGCTTTTTAATGTCATCAATTCGTTATCGACAAGCCAACGGTTTACGTGGAAGCCCTTCCTGAAGCTCGTAAAGCCGTGGTCGGAGCAAACGATAAGGAGGGTCTTGTCGTCCACGTGGCCGGAGAGGATATCGCCTATGATCTTGTCCGTGCGCTTGTAGTAGTCCCGGATGATGCCCCCGTATCTTGCCTCGCCTTCCTTTGTGTAGAGGGGATGCTCCTTGTCCAGAAACCGCCAGAACATGTGTTGTATCCTGTCGGTGGTGTCGATAACGAAGGAGAAAACCCCCTCCTTGAAATTTCCGAGGCCGTAATCCAACATCTTCTCCCGCTCCACCATGATGTCGTCGCACATGGAGATGAAGGCGTCGTCATCGAGGACCCCCTCGTTCACAGGTTTCGTGTCCTCTGGGATGCCCAGGGTGTGATACAGCCCCCCGATGTTCTTTGCTATCTCTCCCGCGTAATCGTCGGTGCGGGATATAATGAAGCAGGGATCTTGGGGGTTGACCTGAAGCGGCGTAAGATATATGCCGGTCTCCGGCTCTGTGCTCACGACGTAAAAGCGCCCTATTCCGGAGACCTTTTTCAAAGCTCCGCCCGAAAACTCCATGGGAACCCACTCCGTCCACTTCCCCGCATTCGCCTCCACCGCCTTTCCGGCAACCTCGAGGATCAGCCCGTCCCCTCCCCCCCTGATAATCTTGAGGGGTATCGTGGAATCCTTGGCGCCGGTGAGGCCTGCGACCGAAGGCCCTACGATCTTCGTCTCCGCAACCTGATTGGCGCCCTCCCCCTTGAACTTGAGCTGTACGATCTTCTCCCAACCCTCCTTAGACTTGTCAGGCTCCGCGGAGGAGAAGAAGGTGTACCTCCCCAGCCCCCCCTTGATGTCCGGCACCCCGAGGCCCGCAAGGAGCTTACCCGATCCGTTACCCGGCGGGAAGGTCATCGGCCATCGGATGGAGAAGGAGGGAATCCCAGCCTCCGAGGTGTAGTCCCAGAAGAACTTCGCCAGGGAGGTGGGGTCGAACATCTTCTCCCTTATGCCAAGGACGTTCTTTCGGTTGATCTTCAAAACCCCGAGGTCCGGCATGTAGTTTTTGGGGTTTCTCACGATAAAATCGAAGACGCCGTGACCGCCGGAGTCCGCCCCAGTCCCGATATTGCTCCAGGAAACGGGGCTCTGGGGCGGGTTGGAGGCGCCGAGTCGTGAATAGGAACCGGTCTGAGCCAGCACCTTGAAGTTGGGCACGTCGCCTTCGGAAATAAACTTATCCATCAGATTTGGGTCGATCCCGTCGATGCCCAAAACAATCACTCTGTCATACATCTTTTTTCCCCACGATAACTTAAGTCCCCCGTCACACCCGGAATAGACGGGGAATGATGACAGGGTAAGGGCGGAAGCGAAATAGGACAGACCCTTTAAAAACTCCCTTCTATCCACTGTTAAATCTCCGTCTTGTCTTTCAAGGCCTTCTCTTCTATTTCTGCCTCGACCTCGGAGTCGATCTTATTCTTCTTGAACACCCTGTTGTAGAGCATCTTGACCGGCTTTATGGCAATGGCTATGAACGCCGCGCCGGCGGCGATCATGTACCCTATGGCGCCGAATATGACCGAACCGGTGCCCGGATCGATATAGGCCATCGCCGGATAGGCCCCGAAGGCCGAAAAAAAGATAAAGACCGCCGCCATAACCAGAATACGCATAACTTTCCCTCCCAATCTCTTTACGTCTATGTATCTGAACTTCACGGTTTTTAGAACCGAGCTCAAATATCCGAATATAGACCCCTCTCCGCCATCAGGTTCAAAGAGAGGGATATTAATTACCTCAACACTTATCCTTATATATTACCAGAGTTTCCCTGAAAGCGCAAGCCGAATCCCGGCCCATCCAACATTCCGTTTACTGTTATCCGGCCCCCGCCTACCACTTCTTCGGCTCAAAGGAGCCTTCCCACTTGACGATCATAGCCTCCAGCTCCTTCATCACTTCAGGGTAGGTGTGGCCCACGTTGTAGCGCTCGTTCGGGTCAACCTCCATGTCGAAGAGCCAGGGACCCTTGAACTGGAGGTTGCTCGGCCAGACGTAGACGTTGTGCTTTCGCATGTACTTCCACCTGCCGACCCTGATCGCCTCTACCTTCTCCGCGTGGTAATAGTAGATCGCCTCGTTGGGGGAGCTTTCGTCACCCTTGAACATGTGCATCATGTTCCTGCCGTCTATAGGGCGGTCGTCCGGGAGGGGAACTCCGGCTATGGATAGAAACGTCGGATAGAAATCGAGGTTGATGGCGGCACCCTTGTTTACCGTTCCCGGCCTTATCACCCCCGGCCAGCGGGCTATCATCGGGACGCGGACTCCCCCCTCGTAGGTCAGCCCCTTGCACCCCCGCATCCCGGCGGGGCTTCCCTCGAAGAGCTGGCCGTTGTCGTTTGTAAAGACCACAATTGTGTTTTCGGAAAGTCCCAGCTCGTCAAGCTTTTTTAAGACCTCGCCGACGCTCCAGTCGATCTCCTCCACCGTGTCCCCGTAGAGACCCCCCTTCGATTTCCCCAAAAAGTCGTCCGAGGCGTGGTACGGATGGTGGGGAAACGTGTGGGCAAAGTAGAGGAAGAACGGCGCGTCCTTCGAGCGCTCGATGAAATCGACCGCCTCCACCGTATACCTCTTCGTCAGGGTTGTCTGATCCGTTATATGCCCTTCGAGGACCGTGTCGTTTCTCATAAGGATAAAAGGCTTCATGTCGTTTACGCCCGGGGAGCCGTAGAAGTAGTCGAAGCCGTTGAGGTTGGGTGAATATTCCGGCGCATAACCCAGGTGCCACTTGCCTATAATGCACGTGGCGTAGCCCGCATCCTTCAGCCCCTCGGCCAGCGTGTACTCGTCCGCTGGAATCCCCACGCAACTCCCAGGATCCCCCAGGTCGAGTATCCCTAAAAGGCCTATCTTCTCGTAAAAGCCATACTCAAGTTTTGTTTTTAAGGGGATCTCGTCCGGGATGAGGGCGAGGTTCAGGTCGACCCGGGCGGGGTACCGTCCAGTCAAGAGACCGTACCTCGACGGGGAACAAACCGGGGAGCATACGTAGAAGTCCGTGAACCTCATTCCCTCGGCTGCCAGCCGGTCAATATTCGGGGTCCTTATGCTCTTGCCGCCGTAGCAGCCGAGGTCGCCGTATCCCATGTCGTCGGTCATGATAAAGACTATATTGGGAAGGTTCTTCTGCTCCTCCCCAAAGGCGAGCCCCGATGAGAGAAGGTAGCCCGATCCCCCGCTCAATGCCGCCGCCGTCAAAAGGGAACCCCCATACCTCATCAGGTCTCTTCTCGATAACTTATTATCCATAACAACACCCCCTTGAAAATCCATCGGAATAAATCTTTTCCATCCGCTATCAGTTTAACACATCGGGGGGCCCTTTTACAATGATATTACAAGGAGATTACAAGGACTTCATTTGCATATCTCAATTTCAGCTCTTATTTTTCGGCAATTCAGGTTAAGGCTTGTAATCCGACAAAATCTCTGATAATCTATACCGAATTTCGGATTTCGGCAACGCCGATTGACCAGTTTTTTAAGATATTTTTAATTCAGCCGATATGATGAACATAATAGGATACTTTCACGGGGTTGACCCCGCCGCTTGTCTCGTAGTAGACGGCGAGATCGTCGCCTACGTCGAGGAGGAGCGGCTTATACGATTTAAGCACGCCTGGGACATATTCCCCATAAGGTCGATCGACTTCTGCCTCAAAAAGGGGGGGATCAAGATCGAAGACGTCGACCGTTTCGCCTACGGTTGGGACCTCCCGAGATACACCAATGGTGAGATGCGAAGCTTCTTCGACGGCGTAAACAAAGAGCACCCACCGGGCCCGGGCACCGTCTCTTGGCAGAACTGGGTAATAAACTTCTTCAACGAAAAGAGCGCAAGGGAGAGGCTCCGCCTGAACCTCGTAAAGTTTTTTGGAAAGGCCGAGGCGCCGAATCTCATCTCCCACCCCCACCACGCCTCCCACGCGGCATCCGCATATTTCACCTCCCCCTTCGACGAGGCGCTCGTCTTCACGATAGACGGCTCCGGCGACACCCAGTGCGCCACCCTCTGGAAGGGCGAGGGGGACAAGCTGGCCATGATCCACGAGATAACCATACCCCACTCGCTGGGGTGGTTCTACGCCGCGATCACGGAGTTTCTGGGATTCAAGGCCTACGACGGCGAATACAAGGTCATGGGGCTTGCCGCCTACGGGAGGGAAAACCTAAAGTTCAGGAAGGGATTGGAAAAGGTCGTCCCTCAGGCGAAAAACGGGTACGACTATGCGGTGGACTCCAAATACATCCACAACGGCCCCCACACCTACTCCGACCGCTTCACCGACAACCTCGTCGACATCCTCGGGATTAAACCCAGACAGGGAGAGGTTCCTCTGGAGCCGATCCACGAGGACCTCGCCTTCGAGGTGCAGCGTCTCTTAGAGGAGCGGGTTCTGACCCTTCTCGCCCACTTCAGGGATGAGACAGGGATGAAAAACCTCTGCATCGGCGGGGGCGTCGCCCTAAACGTCAAGATGAACAGCCGGATACACAAAAGCGGCCTCTTTGACGACATCTTCATCTTCCCGATCCCGTCAGACTCCGGAAACGGAATCGGGGCGGCCCTGGGCGCCTACCACGTCCTCACCAAAAAGCGCCCAGGAAAGCTCAAACACGTCTACTTCGGCCCTGAGTTCGACGACGACGACATCGAGCTTCAGCTAAAGGGGTGCGGCCTCAAATACAAGAGGTGCGATGACATTGCCCAGGACACGGCAGGGCTTATCGCCGACGGCAAGGTGGTCGCCTGGTTCCAAGGGGGGCTGGAGGGAGGGCCGAGGGCGCTGGGGGCCAGATCGATCCTCGCCGACCCTAGGGACACAGCCAGCAGGGACAGGGTGAACAGCGCCATAAAATTCAGGGAGTACTGGAGGCCCTTCTGCCCCAGCATTCTCGAGGAGAGGGCCGAGCGCTACATGAAGCGGGCCGTCAAGGCGCCATACATGATTCTCGCCTTTGACGCCACGGACGAGGCAAAGACGGAGTGCCCGGCGGTGGTCCACGTGGACAATACCTTGAGGGCCCAGACGGTGGGAAAAGAGCACAACCGAAGGTATTACGACCTCATCGCCGCCTTCGAAAGGAAGACCGGCGTCGGGGCGGTTTTGAACACATCGTTCAACATCAAGGGCGAGGCTATCGTCGCCTCCCCCAGGGACGCCTTGCGGACCTTCTGGAGCACCGGCATTGACGCCCTTGCCATCGGGAGCTGCCTCGTGACGAAGCCTGACAATCCCATGCCGCTCAAGCCGGAAGAGGTAATCCGTTAGGAGACATCGATAAATTGAAAAATACAAAAGACAGGATTCTCGTTGTTGCCCCTCACGCCGACGACGAGACGATAGGGATGGGAGGAACGATCGCGAGGCTGGTCGACGAGGGCAACATTGTCACCGTCGCTGTAATGACCGGACACGGCGAGGTTGACCCCCACCCCCTCTGGCCGTCGTCCCTATGGGAGACGATCCGGGGGGAGTTTCGCGAGGCGATGGAGATTCTCGGGGTAACCGACTACATCTTCAGGGAGATCCCGGCGGTCATGGTGGCCGATCAAAAGATCCACGAGCTGAACAAGATAACGGGAGATATAATAGAGGAAATTAAGCCGGATATACTCTACATCCCCTTTATCAATGACCTCCACAAGGATCACCGGGAGCTCTTTCACTCCTTTTCCGTCCACTGGAGGCCGCACCTCCCCCTTGGAAGAAAGATGAGGGAGGTCTACGCCTACGAGACGGTGAGCGAGACGCACCTCAACTTCCCCTACGTGGAGGGGGGATTCATCCCGAACGCCTTCGTCGACATAAGCGGCTACATCGAGGTGAAGCTCTCCGCCATGGCCCGATTCAAGAGCCAGATCATCGATTTCCCACACCCCCGCTCCATCGAGGCTGTGAGGGCCCTCGCTGCGTGGCGCGGCTCCCAGATAAGTGCTCAGGCCGCCGAGGCGTTTGTGATGGTGAGGAGAATTGTCTGACGGGCCGGGCCCGCCGTCATAGGCAGAACCTCCTTTATCCACCGGAGTTTGAGCAAAACAATATCGCAATCTCACAACGTCTGCGCGTATCGCCGTTGGAGCCTGACATCCAAAAAATTTGTTCTTAATTTGTTAATCACACACAACAATTTAATTGAAAAGCAAAAAGAAATATGCTACATTTAACAATCTCATCAGTAATTTCACCTCAACAAGAACACCCATAAGCCGTAAGTCATAAGCCAGAAGAGATAGAGCATATTTAACCAAAGGCCAAAATAATAATGACAAATATTATAAGGATATAAAAATGAAAATAACATTGATAGAGCCGAGAAGCCCCGACTTTCACATCTTCTCCCTCTACCCCCTCCCCCGGCTGGGGGTAATCCTTCTGGGGACGATCCTAAAGCAGAGGGGGCACGACGTCTCCGTTGTCGTGGAGTCGATGGGGGAGGTCCCCTGGGACGAGGTCGCCTCGTCTGACCTCGTCGGCATCTCCACCATCACATCCACCGCCCCCAGGGCCTACGAGATGGCCGAAAGCCTAAACGAGATCGGTGTTCCTACCATCCTGGGCGGGCCGCACGTCACGTTTCTTGCCGAGGAGGGTATCTCCCACGCCGACTACGTGATCAGGGGCGAGGCGGAGAAATCTTTTCCCATGTTCGTCGAGGCTCTCTCCGGCGAGAGGGATATGGCGAAAGTCCCGGGCCTGACGTATAAGCTCAACGGTGATATATTGGAAAATCCGATGGAGGGCGAGGCCCTGAGTCTGGACGAGCTCCCGGAGCCGGACTTTACGCTTTTAGGCACACATTTCTTCAAGAAGAAGGGGTGGACCAAGAGGGTCATCCCGATGCAGACCTCCAGGGGGTGCCCCTACAACTGCAACTTCTGCTCCGTAACCAGGATGTTCGGGCGCAAGATGCGCTACAGGAGCCTGGACGCAATAATCGAGGAGCTGAGAAAATACGACGACAAAAGAAACAGCATCTTCTTCTATGACGACAACTTCGTAGCCAATCCGAAGAGGACAAAGGAGCTTCTGAGAAGGATTATCGAGGAAGGTTTCAAGTTCATCTCATCGGCGCAGGTCAGGGTGGACGCGGGAAAGGACAGGGAGCTGATGAGGCTCATGAGGGACGCCGGTCTAAAAACGGTGTTCATCGGGCTCGAGAGCGTCTCCCCGGAGAGCCTGAAAAAGATGAATAAGAGTCA from Candidatus Zymogenus saltonus carries:
- a CDS encoding alkaline phosphatase family protein, whose translation is MYDRVIVLGIDGIDPNLMDKFISEGDVPNFKVLAQTGSYSRLGASNPPQSPVSWSNIGTGADSGGHGVFDFIVRNPKNYMPDLGVLKINRKNVLGIREKMFDPTSLAKFFWDYTSEAGIPSFSIRWPMTFPPGNGSGKLLAGLGVPDIKGGLGRYTFFSSAEPDKSKEGWEKIVQLKFKGEGANQVAETKIVGPSVAGLTGAKDSTIPLKIIRGGGDGLILEVAGKAVEANAGKWTEWVPMEFSGGALKKVSGIGRFYVVSTEPETGIYLTPLQVNPQDPCFIISRTDDYAGEIAKNIGGLYHTLGIPEDTKPVNEGVLDDDAFISMCDDIMVEREKMLDYGLGNFKEGVFSFVIDTTDRIQHMFWRFLDKEHPLYTKEGEARYGGIIRDYYKRTDKIIGDILSGHVDDKTLLIVCSDHGFTSFRKGFHVNRWLVDNELMTLKSEPDPKDSDGGALFRGVDWKKTKAYSLGFSSIYLNLKGRESGGIVEAGEAKKLRDKIRAELVKAVDPETGGRIFRNVYEANDIYSEKYIEDSPDLIVGFEAGYRMSWQTAIGGTPRGLLAPNNKQWSGDHIVDPEIVPGILFSNAKTKGKAPRGMDVAPTVLKAVGIKPDRSIKGDPFI
- a CDS encoding FAD-binding protein; the protein is MEKTKIYDREIETDVLAVGGGGAGITAAISAFRLLKGKGKVTIATKGPPGRSGNTFIAAAGISMDGESAKAYGYDADESFTKQVWFEEIVRQGFHLSDQRIVVRFVETAALRVKELLDWGGRAGEYFHFVRPACFFTSGKAVGSALRQGLKEHPGIEIVEDVIITDILTGNGGCAGAIGIDVYSGEVILFKAKTVILGTGGFQPFSFKCTASDMTGDGIGIALRAGLPVADMEFPLCIPGVCITPAAMRGSIFTGIYSMVSETIPGMVPPAIVNGSGEPFLDKAPRALVEIAKTTGWIKLIYAYYWGREIAEGRGGPGGGVYFSFKDANIDDFKKGFETLSGMLSLWYKTPMTYQGEDISIFKDEVVGGRDWEVGLGHEYSNGGIVVDENGATALPGLYAAGEASCGCFGAYRGNRALVEMIVQGHAAGEHAAAYVRGVGEAKVDDNEIEKHVGRITKYIDRKRGVSPSSARKALESTADGGFGFMRHGEGISRAMAEVEEIKGEMLPEMATRSKSRVYNLGWIEAMAVENLALCLEAGLRAAEMRRESRGTHIRRDFPKVDNDNFLVRIFHLLKDGKLIQSFEKPTTTKIEPLKGSVENVMEYILSCRK
- a CDS encoding B12-binding domain-containing radical SAM protein, translating into MKITLIEPRSPDFHIFSLYPLPRLGVILLGTILKQRGHDVSVVVESMGEVPWDEVASSDLVGISTITSTAPRAYEMAESLNEIGVPTILGGPHVTFLAEEGISHADYVIRGEAEKSFPMFVEALSGERDMAKVPGLTYKLNGDILENPMEGEALSLDELPEPDFTLLGTHFFKKKGWTKRVIPMQTSRGCPYNCNFCSVTRMFGRKMRYRSLDAIIEELRKYDDKRNSIFFYDDNFVANPKRTKELLRRIIEEGFKFISSAQVRVDAGKDRELMRLMRDAGLKTVFIGLESVSPESLKKMNKSQTLEDMEEGLRGFREFGISVHGMFVFGFDQDEEKTFKETVRFARRNAVDSVQFLILTPLPGTPVYKEIEEDGRIIIKDWSFYDGHHVVFSPKRVDPYCLQRAQIRGHRRFYSTLEVIRRFYRFDFFNAMIAAYAKRLSSTWVKENKLYLKVIKFLKPSAEYILSIDLRRKGTDVKEAITEALERASIKVRRAASMKYPAGSKPTTPKG
- a CDS encoding nodulation protein, translating into MMNIIGYFHGVDPAACLVVDGEIVAYVEEERLIRFKHAWDIFPIRSIDFCLKKGGIKIEDVDRFAYGWDLPRYTNGEMRSFFDGVNKEHPPGPGTVSWQNWVINFFNEKSARERLRLNLVKFFGKAEAPNLISHPHHASHAASAYFTSPFDEALVFTIDGSGDTQCATLWKGEGDKLAMIHEITIPHSLGWFYAAITEFLGFKAYDGEYKVMGLAAYGRENLKFRKGLEKVVPQAKNGYDYAVDSKYIHNGPHTYSDRFTDNLVDILGIKPRQGEVPLEPIHEDLAFEVQRLLEERVLTLLAHFRDETGMKNLCIGGGVALNVKMNSRIHKSGLFDDIFIFPIPSDSGNGIGAALGAYHVLTKKRPGKLKHVYFGPEFDDDDIELQLKGCGLKYKRCDDIAQDTAGLIADGKVVAWFQGGLEGGPRALGARSILADPRDTASRDRVNSAIKFREYWRPFCPSILEERAERYMKRAVKAPYMILAFDATDEAKTECPAVVHVDNTLRAQTVGKEHNRRYYDLIAAFERKTGVGAVLNTSFNIKGEAIVASPRDALRTFWSTGIDALAIGSCLVTKPDNPMPLKPEEVIR
- a CDS encoding PIG-L family deacetylase, which encodes MKNTKDRILVVAPHADDETIGMGGTIARLVDEGNIVTVAVMTGHGEVDPHPLWPSSLWETIRGEFREAMEILGVTDYIFREIPAVMVADQKIHELNKITGDIIEEIKPDILYIPFINDLHKDHRELFHSFSVHWRPHLPLGRKMREVYAYETVSETHLNFPYVEGGFIPNAFVDISGYIEVKLSAMARFKSQIIDFPHPRSIEAVRALAAWRGSQISAQAAEAFVMVRRIV
- a CDS encoding sulfatase — protein: MDNKLSRRDLMRYGGSLLTAAALSGGSGYLLSSGLAFGEEQKNLPNIVFIMTDDMGYGDLGCYGGKSIRTPNIDRLAAEGMRFTDFYVCSPVCSPSRYGLLTGRYPARVDLNLALIPDEIPLKTKLEYGFYEKIGLLGILDLGDPGSCVGIPADEYTLAEGLKDAGYATCIIGKWHLGYAPEYSPNLNGFDYFYGSPGVNDMKPFILMRNDTVLEGHITDQTTLTKRYTVEAVDFIERSKDAPFFLYFAHTFPHHPYHASDDFLGKSKGGLYGDTVEEIDWSVGEVLKKLDELGLSENTIVVFTNDNGQLFEGSPAGMRGCKGLTYEGGVRVPMIARWPGVIRPGTVNKGAAINLDFYPTFLSIAGVPLPDDRPIDGRNMMHMFKGDESSPNEAIYYYHAEKVEAIRVGRWKYMRKHNVYVWPSNLQFKGPWLFDMEVDPNERYNVGHTYPEVMKELEAMIVKWEGSFEPKKW